The following coding sequences lie in one Mycteria americana isolate JAX WOST 10 ecotype Jacksonville Zoo and Gardens chromosome 13, USCA_MyAme_1.0, whole genome shotgun sequence genomic window:
- the HSCB gene encoding iron-sulfur cluster co-chaperone protein HscB isoform X4, with the protein MQAALRQRLGRVRWALRVSEAAPRPRCVGPGSPAALRCWSCGSPLPGAEGLPRFCPGCRALQPPAPRPDLFRLMDCDRSFRIDAQQLQRRFRSLQRAVHPDRFGRRPPKEQYYSEQHSSLINKAYQTLLNPLSRGLYLLELSGVEPAQETDCDADSVFLTEIMEINEKLAEPKNEDILEEIETLIKEKICFLSQELQGR; encoded by the exons ATGCAGGCGGCGCTGCGGCAGCGCCTCGGCAGGGTGCGATGGGCGCTCCGCGTTTCCGAGGCGGCCCCGCGGCCTCGCTGCGTCGGGCCGGGCTCTCCCGCGGCCCTGCGATGCTGGAGCtgcggcagccccctccccggtgccGAGGGACTGCCTCGCTtctgccccggctgccgggccCTGCAGCCGCCGGCGCCTCGGCCTGACCTCTTCCGCCTGATGGACTG TGACCGCTCCTTCCGCATCGACGCGCAGCAGCTGCAGCGGCGGTTCCGGAGCCTGCAGCGCGCCGTTCACCCCGATCGCTTCGGCCGGAGGCCGCCG AAAGAACAGTACTACTCTGAGCAACACTCCTCCTTGATTAACAAGGCCTACCAAACCCTCCTGAACCCTTTGAGCCGTGGCCTCTATCTA CTGGAGCTGAGTGGAGTAGAGCCAGCACAAGAGACAGACTGTGATGCAGACTCAGTATTTCTCACGGAAATCATGGAAATTAATGAGAAATTAGCAGAGCCTAAAAATGAGGATATCCTTGAAGAAATTGAAACTTTAATTAAAG